ttaggtaggttaggttgtcgaaaaaacattaattcatgaaaactaggcttattaggcaaatcgggccttgcatagtaggctgagaagtgagttctggctactaggtacgacatatatataatataatatatatatatatatatatatatatatatatatatatatatacatattttaaaacctagaaggggtaccacctctggtgcatatgtatatatatatatatatatatatatatatatatatatatatatatatatatatatatatatatatgcaccagAAGTTATTATGTATGAACCTCAATACGACTCTGGCAGTGTTGGTGAATATCGTTATAAAATATAGGTCATTGTACTGTTTACAAGATGATTATAACCCTCAAAGTTAAAGTAAGCCTAAAATAACATATCTTTTGTTATTCTCCACTCCTGTTGTAGTGTTGGTAATCTCTACGCCTGCAGTCATCTGATAATTTTCACGCCTGCAGTAATGTTGAAAGTCTCCACGCCTGCAGTAATGTTAATAATCTCCATGCCAGCAGTAATCTTGATAATCTCCACGCCAGCAGTAATCTTGATAATCTCCTCGCCAGAAGTCATATAATAATCTCCACGCCAGGAGTCATATAATAATCTCCACGCCAGGAGTCATATAATAATCTCCACGCCAGGAGTCATATAATAATCTCCACGCCAGAAGTCATATAATAATCTCCACGCCAGAAGTCATATAATAATCTCCACGCATGCAGTCATTTAATAATCTCAACGGTTGCAGTAATGTTTATAACCTCCACGGCTGTAGTAATGTTGATAATCTACACGTCTGCAGGCATGTTAGCATTAAACACAGCAGAGACGCACGAGCCTGTATAAAAATCGAACTATCAAAGGAACCTGTTAACCAAGTTGCGAGGAATCCCAACACATGATTGCACCAACTCTGTCAAATTTAGAACAGAATTTTATCCAGAAATGAGAACTTGGAGAGGGTGGCTTTAGTAGAAGTGGGAAGGaaaacaaagggggggggggggttaaaagtGGAGGGGTTGAATAAGAAGGAGAAGTGAAAGAGGTGTGGAAATTGGTGGAAAGGGGTTGAGAGGGGAGGACATGTTGGAGGGTGCAGAGGCGGCGAGACGAGAAAGGTGGAGTGAGGGGAGGAATGGGGAAGACGATGATTTTTTTTGAGTGGGGGACGGGTAAACGCCAAGATGGTAAGAGGGGaaagagggatgagagagagggtaggagtagagagatgagaaagaagaaaagagagagaccCAGGCCATGCCGAGTGCCCCTTAATAATTCATGTTTAATTTTATACTGGTAAATTTCCTTATCAACTTATGCATAGCACAATTACCAATATTTTATAATGATGTACCATCAATAGCACAGGAGTCGTGTTGAGGTTTACACACTTCAAACCCACTAATTTGTAGTCATACAAGCAAGACTAAACAGTCCTTTGACATATTTTGGCCATAAATCTATACTGAGTTCGTCTGGTCGTATAGAAATAATTTTTACACTATACAATTTTTTAATTGATTGTGGATTACGTAAGTAAAAGAACAGCGGCAAACTATTTTTGCAATACTATCAATGAAAAATAAATTTTAACCGGAAATACGCAATGGAGGATCGAAATAAAATTCATGGGAGAAAATTTGTCgtcttttaatttatatattttacatTTTAAATCTCAATCACAGTAAGTCAGCAGACAGTTGCTGATGTTCAACCATAGTATCCATAGCCTCCGTAGCCCCCGTAGCCTCCGTAGCCCCCTCCAAAGCCTCCGCCGAAGCGTCCAAAGCCGCCAAGGTAACCGGGATTAGCTTCAGGCTTAGCGCTCCTCTTTCCACGATAGAAGCCTCCGTGTCCTCCATAACCTCCACCATAGCCTCCATAACCTCCACCATAGCCTCCATATCCCCCGAAGCCTCCAAAACCTCTGAAGCCGCCTAGGTAACCAGGCTCAGCTTCAGGCTCAGCAACAGGCTCAGCGCTCCTCTTTCCACGATAGAAGCCTCCGTATCCTCCATAACCTCCACCATAGCCTCCATAACCTCCACCATAGCCTCCATATCCTCCACCGAAGCCTCCAAAGCCTCTGAAGCCACCTAGATAACCGGGCTCAGCTTCCGGCTTAGCTTCAGGTTCAGCGCTCCTCTTTCCACGATAGAAGCCTCCGTATCCTCCATAACCTCCACCGAAGCCGCCGTATCCTCCCCCAAAGCCTCCGAAACCACGACCGAATCCCCTAAGTAGCCAGGCTCAGCAactggggaaggctcagcgcttGTGGCCACAAAGCAGGAGGTGGCCAGGGCGGCAACAATCACCTGTAAGATCAACACAAACATTACTTCAATGAGATTACACGTAAATTGAGGGAAGCTTAAAATATTTTCAGTTACAACATGTAGAATTTTATATtcagtaattatatataattcaacAACTAAACGATTGCCTTCAAAATCAATAGCGAAAAGATAACTAAACACAGGAAACAAGAGATGGGTATTCCTATATATACCAAACTAAACTTCACATTAAACGCTCCAGCTATGCCCCGTCTGTTATGTTTTCCGGAAATATGTCCCATAAATCAAGAATCCCTATTTCCGAACCAATGTTTACCGGAGAAGCGTTGGAGGCAGCACTTCTGGACCATTGCCATAGTGCTTGGGGGGCAATGCGTGAAACCCAGATTGGGCTTCAGCGGAAGCCTCAGGACatctagaggattcagttgaatcccacattgcacggtttttgtcagtgtcgtggtgtagtggtctatggCGGGTGCTATGCGGTCTAGTGCATAGGGGTTTAGAGGAGTTTCAAGTGTACGGGTGGCATATTACTGACTCTTCCTGTAATGAATTCTGATCTACTTTCTTGTAATATTTTAAACATTATTACATCGATTTCTTAGCTTAAAAATCCAAACTAATCATGACTCCCAGATGTCTACTCATTCAGATTTGGCAATATCAACACTGTTCAGTTGGTATCTGGTAACTAACTTATCGTTGTCCATGTCTATAACCCTAAAATACTGTGACTAGATGTACTGGTAAggatatatttataaatacatNNNNNNNNNNNNNNNNNNNNNNNNNNNNNNNNNNNNNNNNNNNNNNNNNNNNNNNNNNNNNNNNNNNNNNNNNNNNNNNNNNNNNNNNNNNNNNNNNNNNNNNNNNNNNNNNNNNNNNNNNNNNNNNNNNNNNNNNNNNNNNNNNNNNNNNNNNNNNNNNNNNNNNNNNNNNNNNNNNNNNNNNNNNNNNNNNNNNNNNNNNNNNNNNNNNNNNNNNNNNNNNNNNNNNNNNNNNNNNNNNNNNNNNNNNNNNNNNNNNNNNNNNNNNNNNNNNNNNNNNNNNNNNNNNNNNNNNNNNNNNNNNNNNNNNNNNNNNNNNNNNNNNNNNNNNNNNNNNNNNNNNNNNNNNNNNNNNNNNNNNNNNNNNNNNNNNNNNNNNNNNNNNNNNNNNNNNNNNNNNNNNNNNNNNNNNNNNNNNNNNNNNNNNNNNNNNNNNNNNNNNNNNNNNNNNNNNNNNNNNNNNNNNNNNNNNNNNNNNNNNNNNNNNNNNNNNNNNNNNNCTGGTTTAACATCCTGGGGTGCTCAAACATGGGTCCCCAAAGGAAGAGGACTGGTCTAACATCCGGGGTGCTCAAACATGGGTCCCACAAGGAAGAGGACTGGTTTAACATCCCGGGGTGCTCAAACATGGGTCCCCACAAGGAAGAGGACTGGTTAACATCCCGGGGTGCTCAAACATGGGTCCCACAAGGAAGAGGACTGGTCTAACATCCCGGGGTGCTCAAACATGGGTCCCCACAAGGAAGAGGACTGGTTTTAACATCCCGGGGTGCTCAAACATGGGTCCCACAAGGAAGAGGACTGGTTTAACATCCCGGGGTGCTCAAACATGGGTCCCCACAAGGAAGAGGACTGGTTTAACATCCCGGGGTGCTCAAACATGGGTCCCCACAAGGAAGAGGACTGGTTTAACATCCCGGGGTGCTCAAACATGGGTCCCCACAAGGAAGAGGACTGGTTTAACATCCTGGGGAGCTCAAACATGGGTCCCCACAAGGAAGAGGACTGGTTTAACATCCCGGGGTGCTCAAACATGGGTCCCCACAAGGAAGAGGACTGGTTTAACATCCGGGGTGCTCAAACATGGGTCCCCACAAGTAAGAGGACTGGTTTAACATCCTGGGGTGCTCAAACATGGGTCCCCACAAGGAAGAGGACTGGTTTAACATCCCGGGGTGCTCAAACATGGG
This sequence is a window from Procambarus clarkii isolate CNS0578487 chromosome 80, FALCON_Pclarkii_2.0, whole genome shotgun sequence. Protein-coding genes within it:
- the LOC138357909 gene encoding ctenidin-3-like, which produces MVRIAQKLDRAAACLEYFTTHEWSFSNDNVQNLWASLSEADQCTFNFALSALHWPTYMEQYCLGTKRYVMKEELATLPSARKHLSKGFGRGFGGFGGGYGGFGGGYGGYGGFYRGKRSAEPEAKPEAEPGYLGGFRGFGGFGGGYGGYGGGYGGYGGGYGGYGGFYRGKRSAEPVAEPEAEPGYLGGFRGFGGFGGYGGYGGGYGGYGGGYGGHGGFYRGKRSAKPEANPGYLGGFGRFGGGFGGGYGGYGGYGGYGYYG